In Rattus norvegicus strain BN/NHsdMcwi chromosome 1, GRCr8, whole genome shotgun sequence, a genomic segment contains:
- the Rdh13 gene encoding retinol dehydrogenase 13 isoform X3, whose product MRCPHWTTKDGFEMQFGVNHLGHFLLTNLLLDKLKASAPSRIINLSSLAHVAGHIDFEDLNWQIKKYDTKAAYCQSKLAVVLFTKELSRRLQGTGVTVNALHPGVARTELGRHTGMHNSAFSGFMLGPFFWLLFKSPQLAAQPSTYLAVAEELESVSGKYFDGLREKAPSPEAEDEEVARRLWTESAHLVGLDMAHGSSGRGHSISR is encoded by the exons ATGCGGTGCCCACACTGGACCACCAAGGATGGCTTTGAGATGCAGTTTGGTGTCAACCACTTGG GGCATTTTCTATTGACAAATTTGCTGTTGGACAAGCTGAAGGCCTCGGCCCCATCACGCATCATCAATCTCTCCTCCCTGGCTCATGTTGCTGGGCACATAGACTTCGAGGACTTGAACTGGCAGATAAAAAAGTATGACACCAAGGCAGCTTACTGCCAGAGCAAGTTGGCTGTTGTCCTCTTCACCAAGGAGCTGAGTCGCCGGCTGCAAG GCACTGGTGTGACTGTCAATGCGCTGCACCCTGGCGTGGCCAGGACGGAGCTGGGGCGACATACAGGCATGCACAACTCTGCGTTCTCTGGCTTCATGCTTG GGCCCTTCTTCTGGCTGCTGTTCAAGAGTCCCCAGCTGGCGGCCCAGCCCAGCACATACCTGGCTGTggcagaggaactggagagtgTCTCTGGGAAGTACTTTGATGGACTCAGAGAGAAGGCTCCATCTCCTGAGGCTGAAGATGAGGAAGTAGCCCGGAGGCTTTGGACTGAAAGTGCCCATTTGGTGGGCTTGGACATGGCTcatgggtcctctgggagaggaCATTCCATCTCCAGATAA